From a single Pieris napi chromosome 7, ilPieNapi1.2, whole genome shotgun sequence genomic region:
- the LOC125051066 gene encoding phospholipase A1 VesT1.02-like produces METRIPTKNRKMVSSVVAFVFSLLIVVGSAADGEDKDAKIRFYRTIDDFEEIPLISLQNMFNSSWYNSTRSTIIFCHGFTGFPTGPAVLGVMRAYLEQGESNVALLNWEHLAANSLSTIPSSYINWAVPNARQLGVRLAAALGKLSGIVDFSRLYLIGHSLGAHVFGIAGNNLRLNGILLPWIVGLDPAALGFENKAPSMRLNPGSAKLVTVIHSDPSKYGSKQQLGTVDFWPNYKGIGHVRQPGCGDKPSSVFSPEDLCSHHRSWELFIDAIKHPGTIIGSHARNFKIWKRYSHAQRAATTMSIETYKKNAIPGNYYLVTNAQSPYGLGENGL; encoded by the exons ATGGAAACACGAATTCCAACAAAAAATCGCAAAATGGTCAGCAGTGTGGTTGCGTTTGTATTTTCGCTATTAATTG TTGTGGGTTCGGCCGCGGACGGCGAAGATAAAGACGCTAAAATAAGGTTTTACAG AACGATCGATGACTTTGAAGAAATACCGTTAATTTCGttgcaaaatatgtttaattcaTCCTGGTACAACTCTACTAGGAGTACAATTATTTTCTGCCATGGTTTTAcag GTTTCCCGACCGGTCCAGCGGTACTAGGCGTAATGAGAGCGTATCTGGAACAAGGTGAAAGTAACGTAGCACTTCTCAATTGGGAGCATTTGGCAGCAAACTCATTGTCCACTATTCCCAGCTCTTATATCAACTGGGCTGTGCCTAATGCTCGGCAG TTAGGTGTAAGATTGGCTGCGGCTCTGGGCAAACTGTCGGGCATCGTGGACTTTAGCAGGCTGTATTTAATTGGGCATTCTCTTGGAGCACACGTCTTTGGAATTGCGGGAAACAATTTAAGGCTTAATGGAATTCTTTTGCCGTG GATTGTTGGATTGGACCCAGCGGCTCTTGGATTTGAAAATAAAGCTCCTTCCATGCGATTGAACCCTGGCTCAGCTAAGCTAGTTACCGTGATTCATTCAGACCCAAGCAAATATGGATCAAAGCAGCAACTCGGAACTGTTGACTTCTGGCCGAATTACAAAGGAATAGGACACGTCAGGCAGCCAGGGTGTGGAGACAAACCATCTTCCGTGTTTTCACCAGAGG ACCTCTGCAGTCATCACAGAAGTTGGGAGTTGTTTATTGACGCAATAAAGCATCCAGGGACAATCATCGGATCACACGCcaggaattttaaaatttggaaACGGTATTCTCACGCCCAACGCGCCGCCACCACTATGTCCATTGAgacatataagaaaaatgc GATACCAGGAAACTATTACCTCGTTACAAATGCTCAATCACCCTATGGTTTAGGTGAAAAtggattataa